GGCCTGTCAGCCGCTGTCACTAAAATACACGAGACGCTACAATTTCTACGGGAGCTGGACCGGTCTTTTCTCCATAAGCTGTACTGATACCGCTCAGCATTGAGAACCAATAAAATTAACgcttgtacatacatggCCAGATGATGTACACTGAAGGAATGAAACATGGAATCGCCCTGGGCTCAAGATGATCGACTCAGTCCGACCAAGAGAAATCTGTTGCAGTAACAGGAGCAGCCAGGTCACGAAATCCACTACATAACGTAGAACTGATTCCCCATTTTCATCAGCGCATTCGGCAGTTGTAAAGAGTGGACAAGAACGTAAACAGAGGTCGGAGAGTAAAGAAACttaagaaaggaagaaggtaaataaaaaaagaacctcatcatccaaggcTGATGCTGCGGAAGGCCGCCTATGTGTGTCCAAACACATAGGAAAAGCAACATTAGAGACAATTTCGACTATCACATGAGAGTATCCATTTTGAACAGGAGAGAAGCTCTGGGCCGCTGTTCAAGTACAACAAAAGAGTAAAGTAGGGtgttaaaaaagaaagccaagaaaaaaaaaacagcGCAAAAAGTAATCATCCAAGTGTGCACATCCGTTACGTCTCAGTCACATTATGTACGATGTTCGCGTTACATGATCGGGGTCTTGCGCTTTTCGGCGCTAGATAGCACAAGCATCGGGGTCTTGCGCCTTTCTGGACCCTGCGCTGCTGTCTTCTGGCCAGCGACGACAGCAGCCACCGAAGGTGTTCCCGCGGGCGAAGAAACCGGATCCGTGCGAACATCTGCCAATTttccgccgaagaagccaCCATCCTCGCTGATCGGAGTGGTCGTGTACGGGCTATCCTGCGACCGCCGTTCCCGAGAAgatctctccttcctctcaGATCCAATGGCGCCATTGGCTGCGGCACGAAGGCTTCCCAGACTGGGTTTGCTCGAGAGACTGCCACTGCGAACGGTAGCATCGTCACCGTCGGAGAATGTGAATTCCTTCTCACTCGCCGGGGTGTTGGTGCCACCGCTACTATGGCATCCGAAGCTGCGGCTATCTCCGCGTCGTTCGAGGCCTGCACGCACAAGGTTGTGAACGGCGCGACGGCGCTGACGGGTTGCGAAGTTCTTGCTTCCTTCATGGTTTGATGTAGGCTTGGCGACAAGTTCCTCCAACGAGGGTGGGCCCCGGGGTTGCCGGATCGGGTGCTCTCCGGCGCGATTCTGGCCAGGCCCAAAAGTTCCAGTTGCCGGTGTCTGAGAAAGGGCAGCGGTTTTGGGAGCGGCAGGAGCTATGTTTGAGTTTGCCTTGGCCGTGTCAATGGAAAATCTAGCAGGGTTGAAGGACGAGCTCTTCTTGTGACCTCTGCGAAATGCATTGGCGGAGGGGGGAGGCAAAGGAGCAGTTTCctgtggaggagaagggctgGCACTTGGAGGAGAGGCCGGCTGGGATAATTGTTTCGTCTCTGGGGGAGGAGAAACTTCAGCTCGGAACGCTGGCACCTGCATGGCAGGAGATTGCGTCTCCTCTTCCTGGTAAGGCGAAGAACTTTCTTGCTGGCAGGAATTGTCGTAAATGTAATTCTGTTGACCAGTGAGGGGGTTGTAGACGGAGAACAGCCCTGGTTGACCCGGCACTGGCTGCACAACTGGCTGCACACCTTGCTGGAGCTGTTGCTGATAGAGGCCCATGCCTGGAACAGCGAGAGAAGGATACTCCTGCTGCTGGTTCATCGGCATTCCTAGGCTAAGACCCTGGAACTGCTGGGCCGCTGCGGTGACGCTAATCAGTTGTTGCTGTAGGCGCTGTTGTTGGGCCGCCAGGAAAAGATTTGTGGACATCAATTCCGCGTACAGACTCTCGTCGATTGGCATATCGCCGGCGATGTCGATAGCCGGAGGTGCGAGCACCTGCTCCGGCAGAGTGTACACGGGGCGACCGGTGTTCATGTCCAGGCCCTGATTGAGGGCCATTGAGTGTCGAGGGAAGCCAGTTCCCATGGCAGTTTGTGGAACACGTTCAGCAGTGCGGTTTGAAAGATTTCCATATCGATCACCCTCCACGCCCAGGTGCTGTTGACGGGCGGAAGCCGAGGGGACAGTGGCGGATTTTGGAGCCGTCCTCAAACCTGCCAGAAGATGCGAACGGCTAGTGCGCGGAGTGGGAATGGGGGCCGATGGCTGCGATTCATCGATGGTAGAGATGTGTGGAGGTGGCACACTCAATCGCTTCACATTAGGGCCCTTTCTCCGAGACCCGAAACCGGAACTCGGGGCCCCAAGCGAGCTTCCGTTATTGAAAGACGGATTGTAAGTCATCTGAGCAAGACCGCCAGTGTCCATACTCGTAACTAGTATAAAGGAAGAAAGTCACAAGGGTAGTATGTGCAACGAGTAAGAATCAAAGAGCCGTAGTGAACCGACAGCACTAGGTAGTCGATCAAACGGAAGCCTGCGTATTAAATTATTACAAGGAGGCGATGGTAAGAATGAAACCCTCGAGGATCGTTCTGACACCAGAAATCGTGTCTATTATGCAAAGCGTTGAGACTGCGGTCGCGAATCCTAGACTTGGCCGGTGTCAGCAAGATCGTGAAGGCGACCGAGATAAGATCGACATACCTGAGAAATGTGCGATGGGAATAAATGGAGTTGCAAAAAAGAGAGCTcgaaaaagacaaagaatgATTAATAACCAGGTGTACAAGGAACGATCGACCTGGAGGTCAGGGCAGAGTTGCAGCTGCCAAAAGGAGATCCGATGGTGGAAGTGATGGACGACAGACGCGACCGGACGTCAGGAACCGAGGCAAGAAAGTCGAGAGAGACAAGGGAAATGAAGGTCTCTGTAATTAAAGACGATGATAAAAATGGGTGGGAGATGCTCTGCAGCTCCCAACTGAAAGGATGCTTGAACACGAAaaatggaagaggagagacTCTCGACGATTGACCGTTGAAGAGAACAAACAACGGAAAACGAGAACAGAGCCGCTCAAGTGATGAAGTAAGGGATCGTCGAATgaacttttaatttattctctctctttcttgctctcagactctctttttattttctatttttctttggcgttttttgcctttttctttttttctgttcctcCAAAGTATCCCGTAAATCgtggagagggaaagaagagagaaaggaagagaaccGGCGATGATAGGGTAGTGTACTGATGAATTGGTCCGTTCGGCTGTTGGCGCGCGTTGGGTCggtttttttcctttttttttcttcgcgCTTTTTCCTTCGTCTACCCGCTTTGGCCGTCAATAGTCAAGCCAAAGAGCCCCAAGCAAATTCCAATTCACTTTCCGCGgattaaataaaacttttcCGAATTGACAGGCGAAGAAGTCtgaaatgaaaaggaaaaggactgcaggtggaaaagaagacaacGAGGACAGGATAAATTAGGTTGGTTAAGGCAACACgaaaagggggaagagaagaagtgaagatGGGACTGGAGAGGATAGAAGAAAGCCGATTGAGAGAAGGAAcaggagggggaggaaaagaCAGAGTGGGTGAGtaagagaaaaggaagaagagaagaagcgaggaaaagagagggaaactATCCTCCTATTGTTTTTGCTACTAATACTTTCTAATACTGTAAGACGCAGAAGAATTAAGGTGCTAATAATACAAGACCTGTAAAATCAGCATCATGATCGGAGGCGCTGAGACACTGACTGGTTGGCCACCTTTGACACTTGCATTCTGACTGGTTCGCTTGAAGAACGACTAGTCCTGAACAGGGTTAGCCATGGGGAAGTGGTGATTCTCAGAGTGGATGATTTCTTGATAGCCATTGTTGGGTGATCTCATTTGGGGTTAGTCGTTCTGAGGTGGTGCCTGAAATAGTAGCCAATAGATCGGGGGAAATTGTGATGGTCCTCAGGTTCTCCATCCAGCCCCATGGTGGCTTTCCTTATTTAGAAGCCGGGATCTTAATGAAGGTGCCAGGTGAGATATAACGTAGTAGCGGTTGAATTCAAAACCATTTCTCCTTCAAGGTAGCATTGAATTACAATGCAAAGTCTGGAACGGTAGATACAAGTGAAGTAGATCAAAACTGATCAAAGATTCACCAAGACATTTCACACCTATTCGAGTGCCCTAGTGCAGTCCCTGGTTTAATTAATCCCATTGCCCGTCAATCCACTATCATGGAACACAGACAGCGCATCAGCCGCTATGACCAGCCAATCCGCCCCCAGAATCGCCTCTGCAGCCTGACAGTGACGCCAATATGCACCCCGTACCCCAACCCCCATTGGTTCGTCCCCGAGCTCCTTACCCACTCATCCCTGGGATCATCCCGGCTTAGTGCCATCCAACGTGGCCTCCTCGCCGCCAGCCAACCGCTTCCATCGCAGACTGattcccctcttctccttcccctgaCTGGCCTGATGTTCCCCCTACCACCAGTTTGGTTCGGTATTGCGCTATGGACCAATTTACACATCGAACCAATGGATTTGGGAGAATGGGAAGGGAGGTAGCACGGGAGTATCTGTGCTCATGCACCTAGGCCTGCATGGAAGAAATGCCATGCTCATCAGCATGTCTTTGACCTACGTACTTGGTTACCTTGCTATTGATGGTTAATTTGGTTCCAGTCAGCAGACAATTCTAGAAGCGGGGTTATGCTAGTCCAATGCATATCCCATACTCCACTATCGCTTGCACATAATGATACCATGATATTGGATTTTGATCTAtgactgtatgtacatcatCTACCCATGCTGTAATCCCACCCGCCTTACCATCGGCTAGATTCTTCCTGTCTTATTCTTTTGGCCTGTCACCGTGCCATCCAGAACAATAAGCACACACTGATAGTCCCGACAAACTCAAGAAACACATCGGATGCCTccaaagaaaataacaattGGGTATCTGCTGGCAGGACAAACTTTCCCAGTCCCCACCAGAAGCTAATTATGATAAACAAAAATAACGAAATCGTAAGGAACGGCATGTCCATGTAGGTAAAACTAACACATCGCAGAGTTATTGGAGAAACGTAATTCTCTGCAGAATTAGAAAATGCGTGAAACTTCATATCTAGCCCTTGGTAGATCCCGTAAAGCCGAAATCGATACACTCACAACCAAGTCGGGATAAATGCTGAGAACCAGAAATTACATTCTAAGCATCGACAGACACGGGAGGTCCAGGGAGAGAAAAAGTCGCTGACCCCTGGGGTTCTGGCTCGGGGGACTCGCCCCCTGCACCTTTTCCGTTCATTCGGTCAAACTCCAAGGTCTCTACTAGTTCGGCAGCCATGGGATCtagttcttcttctttcagcCCTGTAGCGAGTGACACGAGCTTCCGATGAACATCAAACTTAGTGCTAACACCCGCATCTGCCGTTTGTTGGGCGAGATCTTTGACGGCGGCACGTCGTGCTTTTTGCGCCGAACACAGTCGTCGGGCTAACTGATAGACGGTAAGCAATTTGTTCTGATCAGTCGATGTTGAGTTCGCGTCCTCGTTTGTGGGTAATGTCGACGAGGCAATCCGCTCCCTTAAGCGGGCGTGCTGAATCTGTTCCAGTAGCGATTCGTAGCGACTCCTCAGCTGTTCGTAACGCTCGAACTGTGCATCGACGTgctcttctttgctttccttcgCCGCCAAGTCGGCTGTTTGTTGTTGAATCTTCTGCCGATCCAGCTCCAGCTGTTCGTATAGCGCCTCTGGATTGGCAACGTCGTCTGGATCCGGCTGATTGGCCTTGGAGCTCCCGTACCCAACGGCAAGTTTCTTGTTCGCCTCGGCCATGATTACCCCAATCTTAGTGAGGAGTGCAGAGGTGGAAGGGGAGGGGTCTTGCGCTGGCGCAACGGATTGGTGATCGGCGTTAATTGGGCCAGCAGCTTCCCCATCAATGTGGTCATTACCCATCGTGATAGAAGAAGGCGGCGGTGGGATATGTCGGTCAGACTGATTCGCTCGTTGAGTGATACTGGCAGCCGTTTCGCCCTTCTTATTTACTAAATCTCCAGCCCGCGAGCAATGTGTGAGGAGCAAGTGAACCAGGCGAAATGCACCATTTCGAGCAGCAACCAAAGCTGCCGTGTCTCCATTGGAGTCTTGGCAGGATAGCAGAACATCGATTTCCTCTGGCGTACAAGTAACTCGTAATTTGTCGAGCAGTACTTCACAATAGTACCGAGAGCTCTTCCATTTGCCTTTGCTTCGAGTGGTCTCTGCTATGTGATGGAATATGGTAGCGCCGAACCAGTCTCGGAATGATACTGTGTCCAGGAGTAAATCCAGGAGCGGCGGAAATGTCCTCTTTTCATAGTTGTTTGTAAATAGAACTGCACGCACAAGTGGCGTTTCTTCATGTACTGAGAGTGTCTTCACATCTGCCCCCCTCCGTAGCAGATCTTTTACTATCTCCAGATCACCCATCGCACAAGCCCAATGGAGAGCAGTGTTCCCTGAATCATCTATTGAACGGTCCACCTGGAAGTTGGCCGGCGGCTCCGGTGGAGGAATTCGTGTCGCTTCTGGAGCATCCCCTACTGTCATGAAGTAGTCCAAGAGCTGGTCGCCATACAGTATATGTTCCTGTTCGCTTATTGACATCGCGGTTACCTCATTCATGCCTCGTTTGCGTTTTCGCGGATAGTTGCCATTTTGTGTGATATGCATCATCTCCTCATCTGCGACCATGGACGAAGATTCGAGGGTTGCTTGTTCAATCGAttcgtcttcatcgaacCCGGGGTTCATCTCATATTGCTCATGAGTGAAACTGGGTGGCCCCATGCTGCGATGCGGCTTAACCGCACTGAAAACCTCCTCATGTACAACCCTCCGGTTAGCGGCTGCATTTTTCTGAGCTCTCGGTTTCGACGCGGCCGATGTATGTTTTGGAGCAGGTGGCGGACTGCGATCCCCAGCTACGTAGTCGAAAATTGGTCTTAGCTTATCAATGATATTATTGCGCTCAGCGAGCATCCGGCCTTCGGGAAGTGGAATCCATGTCCCTATTACGAGCTTTAGCACGGCGACCATCATGAGCTTTTTGTCAAAGTGGACTTTCACTACCTTGATATTTACCATAACCACCCTGTACTTTCTCATGTACCCCTTTCTGCACCTCACGTTCGAGTATACGTGTTCGCGCTGGCTTGTCAAATCCAGCTACTTTGAGAATATGTGTTGCATTGATCCAATCATCACCCCGTCTTCGCATAACGCTCTC
The sequence above is a segment of the Aspergillus flavus chromosome 4, complete sequence genome. Coding sequences within it:
- a CDS encoding putative apses transcription factor, whose protein sequence is MAGVDFSKIYSATYSSVPVYEFKLDGESVMRRRGDDWINATHILKVAGFDKPARTRILEREVQKGVHEKVQGGYGKYQGTWIPLPEGRMLAERNNIIDKLRPIFDYVAGDRSPPPAPKHTSAASKPRAQKNAAANRRVVHEEVFSAVKPHRSMGPPSFTHEQYEMNPGFDEDESIEQATLESSSMVADEEMMHITQNGNYPRKRKRGMNEVTAMSISEQEHILYGDQLLDYFMTVGDAPEATRIPPPEPPANFQVDRSIDDSGNTALHWACAMGDLEIVKDLLRRGADVKTLSVHEETPLVRAVLFTNNYEKRTFPPLLDLLLDTVSFRDWFGATIFHHIAETTRSKGKWKSSRYYCEVLLDKLRVTCTPEEIDVLLSCQDSNGDTAALVAARNGAFRLVHLLLTHCSRAGDLVNKKGETAASITQRANQSDRHIPPPPSSITMGNDHIDGEAAGPINADHQSVAPAQDPSPSTSALLTKIGVIMAEANKKLAVGYGSSKANQPDPDDVANPEALYEQLELDRQKIQQQTADLAAKESKEEHVDAQFERYEQLRSRYESLLEQIQHARLRERIASSTLPTNEDANSTSTDQNKLLTVYQLARRLCSAQKARRAAVKDLAQQTADAGVSTKFDVHRKLVSLATGLKEEELDPMAAELVETLEFDRMNGKGAGGESPEPEPQGSATFSLPGPPVSVDA